The sequence CGCTGCGACGTCCATCCCGTCCAGATGACCGGCAGCTTCGTCGTGGAGTGAGGGAGAGGGAGGGACGACCTCTTCCCTTACTTTCGATCGTCCTCGAAACGGGAGATCCATTCGGGAGCGAACGGGATCCTGCTGATCCAGCATTCGCTCTGTAGAAACGATCTCCCGGATCGAAAGCACCGATTCTTTTTACCAGATCCTGACCTTATGCGGGAATTAAAAGGAGTGCCGCAATCAGGGTTCGGAGATCTCCCGATCCCCGCTTCCTCAAACGTGACCTATCATGGGGGAAAGGATCTCCTCCGCCGATTGCCTCGGCTCACGCATGCGATAGCCGTGCGGCGATGCTGAATACGGCCTGTTTCAGGGGCTCGTGTGCAACAAGCATCATAATTCGATCCTGGCCCTATCGCACGCGGGGGTAGGGGCACGGGAGGGGAGTACGCCCCCTCCCCCCTTGGTGGGATGTGCCCTATCCCGAATCCGCAATCGCTTCAACAGCCGCATGAGGAAGAAATGCTGGTTCGGGTGCTCGGACAGTTCTTCGGCCTCCTCAACCTATCGCGCCAAGAGGGGATCCCTCCCCCCTATCGCCCCCCCCACCCGCCGCTCGCAATCGGATCTTCTCCGGAATGCAGAAAAGATCATGACCGGGGCCGAAAAGGCCTCGATCTGTTATCGGATTTGCAGCCAGACTTTCTGCTCGTCGATACCCAATTTGGGGGAGGGGAACCTCCACGCCATGCATGACCGGCGATTACAGGTCCGGCTTTCCCTTCAGGGCTTCGACGAGCAGGAAGATGCCCGCCTCCAGGTCCCCGATATCGGCAACCTCTACGGGAGAGTGGATGTACCGGACCGGGACCTCGACGACGGTGCTCGGGACACCCCCCCGCTCCGTGTGGATGGACGTGGCGTCCGTCGTCCCTCCTTTCCCAACCTGCATCTGTAGGGGGATATTATTCCGCTCCGCCGTGTCCCGAAGCCACTTCACCATGCCCGGATGCGCGATCAGCCCTCTTCCGCTGGCGTCCGAGATGGTGACGACCGGTCCTTTCCCGAGTTCTATGGGCGAATCCTTCTTCTCGATCCCCGGGTGATCCCCGGGGAAGGTGACATCGGTCGCGATGGCGCAGTCGGGAGCGAGCCGGTACGCGCTCGTCCGGGCTCCCTTCAGCCCCACCTCCTCCTGGACGGTGAAGACCGCGTAGATTGTGTGGGGCGACTGCACCTTCTGCATCACCCTCGTGAGGAGCGTGCATCCGACGCGGTTGTCGAAGGCCTTGCCGCTGACCCGGTCGTGCGGCAACTCCACGAGCTCCCGATCGATCGTGATCGGGGTACCGATCTCCACGCCCAGCTCCCCGGCATCCTCGCGACTGGTGGCTCCGATATCAACGAACATGTCCTCGATCTTCAGCTCCTTTTTTCGCTCCTCATCGGTCATGATGTGTGGCGGTTTTGCACCAACGACGCCGTAGAGCCTTCCTTTCGAGCCATGCACCACCACGCGCTGGCTGTAGAGTGTCGGAGGGTGCCATCCGCCGAAGGGGACGAAGTGGATGAAGCCGTTCTCGTCGATGAACCGGACCATGAGCCCGATCTCGTCCATGTGGGCGGCGAGCATGATCGTGAAGTC is a genomic window of Methanomicrobiales archaeon containing:
- a CDS encoding M42 family metallopeptidase, which encodes MVKSLLAKYSNAHGISGREGSIADAIRSELEPCVDEVRTDSMGNLIAVKKGGDFTIMLAAHMDEIGLMVRFIDENGFIHFVPFGGWHPPTLYSQRVVVHGSKGRLYGVVGAKPPHIMTDEERKKELKIEDMFVDIGATSREDAGELGVEIGTPITIDRELVELPHDRVSGKAFDNRVGCTLLTRVMQKVQSPHTIYAVFTVQEEVGLKGARTSAYRLAPDCAIATDVTFPGDHPGIEKKDSPIELGKGPVVTISDASGRGLIAHPGMVKWLRDTAERNNIPLQMQVGKGGTTDATSIHTERGGVPSTVVEVPVRYIHSPVEVADIGDLEAGIFLLVEALKGKPDL